The Neovison vison isolate M4711 chromosome 10, ASM_NN_V1, whole genome shotgun sequence genome has a segment encoding these proteins:
- the HNRNPU gene encoding heterogeneous nuclear ribonucleoprotein U isoform X1, producing MSSSPVNVKKLKVSELKEELKKRRLSDKGLKAELMERLQAALDDEEAGGRPAMEPGNGSLDLGGDSAGRSGAGLEQEAAAGGDEEEEEEEEEEEGIAALDGDQMELGEENGAAGAADAGPMEEEEAASEDENGDDQGFQEGEDELGDEEEGAGDENGHGEQQPQPPATPQQQPPQQRGAAKEAAGKSSGPTSLFAVTVAPPGARQGQQQAGGKKKAEGGGGGGRPGAPAAGDGKTEQKGGDKKRGVKRPREDHGRGYFEYIEENKYSRAKSPQPPVEEEDEHFDDTVVCLDTYNCDLHFKISRDRLSASSLTMESFAFLWAGGRASYGVSKGKVCFEMKVTEKIPVRHLYTKDIDIHEVRIGWSLTTSGMLLGEEEFSYGYSLKGIKTCNCETEDYGEKFDENDVITCFANFESDEVELSYAKNGQDLGVAFKISKEILAGRPLFPHVLCHNCAVEFNFGQKEKPYLPIPEDYTFIQNVPLEDRVRGPKGPEEKKDCEVVMMIGLPGAGKTTWVTKHAAENPGKYNILGTNTIMDKMMVAGFKKQMADTGKLNTLLQRAPQCLGKFIEIAARKKRNFILDQTNVSAAAQRRKMCLFAGFQRKAVVVCPKDEDYKQRTQKKAEVEGKDLPEHAVLKMKGNFTLPEVAECFDEITYVELQKEEAQKLLEQYKEESKKALPPEKKQNTGSKKSNKNKSGKNQFNRGGGHRGRGGFNMRGGNFRGGAPGNRGGYNRRGNMPQRGGGGGGSGGIGYPYPRGPVFPSRGGYSNRGNYNRGGMPNRGNYNQNFRGRGNNRGYKNQSQGYNQWQQGQFWGQKPWSQHYHQGYY from the exons ATGAGTTCCTCGCCTGTTAATGTAAAAAAGCTGAAGGTCTCGGAGCTGAAAGAGGAGCTCAAGAAGCGGCGCCTTTCCGATAAGGGCCTCAAGGCCGAGCTCATGGAGCGACTCCAGGCCGCGCTGGACGACGAGGAGGCCGGGGGCCGCCCCGCCATGGAGCCCGGGAACGGCAGCCTAGACCTGGGCGGGGATTCCGCCGGGCGCTCGGGAGCAGGCCTCGAGCAGGAGGCCGCGGCCGGCGgcgacgaggaggaggaggaggaggaagaggaggaggaagggatcgCCGCCCTGGATGGCGACCAGATGGAGCTAGGGGAGGAGAACGGGGCCGCGGGGGCGGCCGACGCGGGCccgatggaggaggaggaggccgccTCGGAGGACGAGAACGGCGACGATCAGGGCTTCCAGGAAGGGGAGGATGAGCTCGGCGACGAGGAGGAAGGCGCGGGCGACGAGAACGGGCACGGGGAGCAGCAGCCTCAACCGCCGGCGACGCCGCAGCAACAGCCCCCACAGCAGCGCGGGGCCGCCAAGGAGGCCGCGGGGAAGAGCAGCGGCCCCACCTCGCTATTCGCGGTGACGGTGGCGCCGCCCGGGGCGAGGCAGGGCCAGCAGCAGGCGGGAGGTAAGAAGAAGGCGGAAGGCGGCGGAGGCGGCGGTCGCCCCGGGGCTCCGGCGGCGG GAGACGGCAAAACAGAGCAGAAAGGCGGAGATAAAAAAAGAGGGGTGAAAAGACCTCGAGAAGATCATGGCCGTGGATATTTTGAGTACATTGAAGAGAACAAGTATAGCAG AGCCAAATCTCCTCAGCCACCTGTTGAAGAAGAAGATGAGCACTTCGATGACACAGTGGTTTGTCTTGATACTT ATAATTGtgatctacattttaaaatctcaagaGACCGCCTCAGTGCTTCTTCCCTCACTATGgagagttttgcttttctttgggcTGGAGGAAGGGCATCTTACGGTGTGTCAAAAGGCAAAGTCTGTTTTGAGATGAAG GTTACAGAGAAGATCCCAGTAAGGCATTTATATACAAAAGATATTGACATACACGAAGTTCGGATTGGCTGGTCACTAACCACAAGTGGAATGTTGCTTG GTGAAGAAGAATTTTCTTATGGGTATTCtcttaaaggaataaaaacatgCAACTGTGAGACTGAAGATTATGGAGAGAAATTTGATGAAAATGATGTGATTACATGTTTTGCT AACTTTGAAAGTGATGAAGTAGAACTCTCCTATGCAAAGAATGGGCAAGATCTTGGCGTTGCCTtcaaaatcagtaaggaaattcTTGCCGGAAGGCCACTTTTTCCGCATGTTCTCTGCCACAACTGTGCAGTTGAATTTAATTTTGGTCAGAAGGAAAAGCCATATTTGCCGATACCGGAAGATTATACTTTTATCCAGAATGTCCCCTTGGAGGATCGAGTTAGAGGACCAAAGGGAcctgaagagaagaaagattgTGAG GTTGTTATGATGATtggcttgccaggagctgggaaaACCACCTGGGTTACTAAACATGCAGCAGAAAACCCTGGTAAATACAACATTCTTGGAACAAACACCATAATGGATAAAATGATg gTGGCCGGGTTTAAGAAGCAGATGGCGGATACAGGAAAACTGAACACGCTGTTGCAGAGAGCTCCCCAGTGTCTTGGAAAGTTTATTGAGATTGCTGCCCGTAAGAAGCGGAATTTTATTCTGGATCAG ACAAATGTGTCTGCTGCTGCCCAGAGGAGAAAAATGTGCCTGTTCGCAGGCTTCCAACGAAAAGCTGTTGTAGTTTGCCCGAAAGATGAAGACTATAAgcagagaacacagaagaaagcagaagtcGAGGGAAAAGACCTACCAGAACACGCAGTCCTCAAAATGAAAG GAAACTTTACGCTGCCCGAGGTGGCTGAGTGCTTTGATGAAATAACCTATGTTGAACTGCAGAAGGAGGAAGCCCAGAAACTTCTGGAGCAGTataaggaagaaagcaaaaaggCTCTTCCgccagaaaagaaacaaaacactggCTCGAAGAAGAGCAATAAAAATAAGAGTGGCAAGAACCAGTTCAACAGAGGCGGTGGCCACAGAGGCCGTGGCGGCTTCAACATGCGTGGTGGCAATTTCCGAGGAGGAG CTCCTGGGAACCGCGGTGGCTACAACAGGAGGGGCAACATGCCGCagagaggcggcggcggcggcggcagtggCGGAATTGGCTATCCGTACCCGCGTGGCCCTGTGTTTCCCAGCCGAGGCGGTTATTCCAACAGAGGGAACTACAACAGAGGTGGCATGCCCAACAGAGGGAACTACAACCAG aACTTCAGAGGACGAGGAAACAATCGTGGCTACAAAAATCAATCTCAGGGCTACAACCAGTGGCAGCAGGGT CAATTCTGGGGTCAGAAGCCATGGAGTCAGCATTATCACCAAGGATATTATTGA
- the HNRNPU gene encoding heterogeneous nuclear ribonucleoprotein U isoform X2 — MSSSPVNVKKLKVSELKEELKKRRLSDKGLKAELMERLQAALDDEEAGGRPAMEPGNGSLDLGGDSAGRSGAGLEQEAAAGGDEEEEEEEEEEEGIAALDGDQMELGEENGAAGAADAGPMEEEEAASEDENGDDQGFQEGEDELGDEEEGAGDENGHGEQQPQPPATPQQQPPQQRGAAKEAAGKSSGPTSLFAVTVAPPGARQGQQQAGGDGKTEQKGGDKKRGVKRPREDHGRGYFEYIEENKYSRAKSPQPPVEEEDEHFDDTVVCLDTYNCDLHFKISRDRLSASSLTMESFAFLWAGGRASYGVSKGKVCFEMKVTEKIPVRHLYTKDIDIHEVRIGWSLTTSGMLLGEEEFSYGYSLKGIKTCNCETEDYGEKFDENDVITCFANFESDEVELSYAKNGQDLGVAFKISKEILAGRPLFPHVLCHNCAVEFNFGQKEKPYLPIPEDYTFIQNVPLEDRVRGPKGPEEKKDCEVVMMIGLPGAGKTTWVTKHAAENPGKYNILGTNTIMDKMMVAGFKKQMADTGKLNTLLQRAPQCLGKFIEIAARKKRNFILDQTNVSAAAQRRKMCLFAGFQRKAVVVCPKDEDYKQRTQKKAEVEGKDLPEHAVLKMKGNFTLPEVAECFDEITYVELQKEEAQKLLEQYKEESKKALPPEKKQNTGSKKSNKNKSGKNQFNRGGGHRGRGGFNMRGGNFRGGAPGNRGGYNRRGNMPQRGGGGGGSGGIGYPYPRGPVFPSRGGYSNRGNYNRGGMPNRGNYNQNFRGRGNNRGYKNQSQGYNQWQQGQFWGQKPWSQHYHQGYY; from the exons ATGAGTTCCTCGCCTGTTAATGTAAAAAAGCTGAAGGTCTCGGAGCTGAAAGAGGAGCTCAAGAAGCGGCGCCTTTCCGATAAGGGCCTCAAGGCCGAGCTCATGGAGCGACTCCAGGCCGCGCTGGACGACGAGGAGGCCGGGGGCCGCCCCGCCATGGAGCCCGGGAACGGCAGCCTAGACCTGGGCGGGGATTCCGCCGGGCGCTCGGGAGCAGGCCTCGAGCAGGAGGCCGCGGCCGGCGgcgacgaggaggaggaggaggaggaagaggaggaggaagggatcgCCGCCCTGGATGGCGACCAGATGGAGCTAGGGGAGGAGAACGGGGCCGCGGGGGCGGCCGACGCGGGCccgatggaggaggaggaggccgccTCGGAGGACGAGAACGGCGACGATCAGGGCTTCCAGGAAGGGGAGGATGAGCTCGGCGACGAGGAGGAAGGCGCGGGCGACGAGAACGGGCACGGGGAGCAGCAGCCTCAACCGCCGGCGACGCCGCAGCAACAGCCCCCACAGCAGCGCGGGGCCGCCAAGGAGGCCGCGGGGAAGAGCAGCGGCCCCACCTCGCTATTCGCGGTGACGGTGGCGCCGCCCGGGGCGAGGCAGGGCCAGCAGCAGGCGGGAG GAGACGGCAAAACAGAGCAGAAAGGCGGAGATAAAAAAAGAGGGGTGAAAAGACCTCGAGAAGATCATGGCCGTGGATATTTTGAGTACATTGAAGAGAACAAGTATAGCAG AGCCAAATCTCCTCAGCCACCTGTTGAAGAAGAAGATGAGCACTTCGATGACACAGTGGTTTGTCTTGATACTT ATAATTGtgatctacattttaaaatctcaagaGACCGCCTCAGTGCTTCTTCCCTCACTATGgagagttttgcttttctttgggcTGGAGGAAGGGCATCTTACGGTGTGTCAAAAGGCAAAGTCTGTTTTGAGATGAAG GTTACAGAGAAGATCCCAGTAAGGCATTTATATACAAAAGATATTGACATACACGAAGTTCGGATTGGCTGGTCACTAACCACAAGTGGAATGTTGCTTG GTGAAGAAGAATTTTCTTATGGGTATTCtcttaaaggaataaaaacatgCAACTGTGAGACTGAAGATTATGGAGAGAAATTTGATGAAAATGATGTGATTACATGTTTTGCT AACTTTGAAAGTGATGAAGTAGAACTCTCCTATGCAAAGAATGGGCAAGATCTTGGCGTTGCCTtcaaaatcagtaaggaaattcTTGCCGGAAGGCCACTTTTTCCGCATGTTCTCTGCCACAACTGTGCAGTTGAATTTAATTTTGGTCAGAAGGAAAAGCCATATTTGCCGATACCGGAAGATTATACTTTTATCCAGAATGTCCCCTTGGAGGATCGAGTTAGAGGACCAAAGGGAcctgaagagaagaaagattgTGAG GTTGTTATGATGATtggcttgccaggagctgggaaaACCACCTGGGTTACTAAACATGCAGCAGAAAACCCTGGTAAATACAACATTCTTGGAACAAACACCATAATGGATAAAATGATg gTGGCCGGGTTTAAGAAGCAGATGGCGGATACAGGAAAACTGAACACGCTGTTGCAGAGAGCTCCCCAGTGTCTTGGAAAGTTTATTGAGATTGCTGCCCGTAAGAAGCGGAATTTTATTCTGGATCAG ACAAATGTGTCTGCTGCTGCCCAGAGGAGAAAAATGTGCCTGTTCGCAGGCTTCCAACGAAAAGCTGTTGTAGTTTGCCCGAAAGATGAAGACTATAAgcagagaacacagaagaaagcagaagtcGAGGGAAAAGACCTACCAGAACACGCAGTCCTCAAAATGAAAG GAAACTTTACGCTGCCCGAGGTGGCTGAGTGCTTTGATGAAATAACCTATGTTGAACTGCAGAAGGAGGAAGCCCAGAAACTTCTGGAGCAGTataaggaagaaagcaaaaaggCTCTTCCgccagaaaagaaacaaaacactggCTCGAAGAAGAGCAATAAAAATAAGAGTGGCAAGAACCAGTTCAACAGAGGCGGTGGCCACAGAGGCCGTGGCGGCTTCAACATGCGTGGTGGCAATTTCCGAGGAGGAG CTCCTGGGAACCGCGGTGGCTACAACAGGAGGGGCAACATGCCGCagagaggcggcggcggcggcggcagtggCGGAATTGGCTATCCGTACCCGCGTGGCCCTGTGTTTCCCAGCCGAGGCGGTTATTCCAACAGAGGGAACTACAACAGAGGTGGCATGCCCAACAGAGGGAACTACAACCAG aACTTCAGAGGACGAGGAAACAATCGTGGCTACAAAAATCAATCTCAGGGCTACAACCAGTGGCAGCAGGGT CAATTCTGGGGTCAGAAGCCATGGAGTCAGCATTATCACCAAGGATATTATTGA